The Marinifilum sp. JC120 genome segment AGTGAAACTGGCTGCTCGGAATTCATGAGGTCAGCGATGCGGAAGTCACTTCCGGATGTGGATCTGCTGACAACCGGATCGCGGTATAATGACATATTTGCTACGGCAGTGGATACTACTCCAGATAGTTCTGTTCCGGCTTTGTTGAGCATTTCACGGGCTGCCGCTGCAATGAATTTTCTGATGGCGACCTTTGAATCGTTATCCATTTCTTCGCCAAAAAGTTCTTCAAGCTGGGCCACATGATCTTCGTTTAGCATTTCTTCAAACAGCTCAGACATCTCTCTGTTTTCATCGGCAAGCATCAGCGACAGGTCATTTAATGTGGCGTGGGTGCCGGCATTGATCCGGAAATAAATAAGGCAATGCAGGATCGTTCCCCCAAGAAATGAGAAAGCAGCCTTGTTCCAATAATCCTTGAGTCCTTTGCCGTCCGGGTCGACAATCATGCTGGCAATGTTCTGGGCATCAGGAATGGCGTGGGGGCCACCAAGCCTGATTTCAGAAAGGGGATTGTAGCGCGCGGAGGTGCCGGTTGTGTCAGTTGGGTCAAATCTCATAACCTTATGCCCCTGAGTTCTGCGCCAGCCGGAAGTCAACGCCCAGTTCTCACCTTTAATATCAAGGACAATTGAACTTTCATTCCATGAAAGCAGAGTAGGCAGAACTAGACCGACGCCTTTACCGGAGCGGGTAGGCGCGAATGCCATGATGTGTTCCGGCCCGTTGTGGCGTAAATAACGAAGGATTTTTTTGTCTTGCCAGCCTCMTACGTAGACTCCGGAGCCTTCGAGCAGACCGGCTTTTTTGATCTCTTTTTTCTCAGCCCAATGCGCAGTTCCATGGATGTCATCAACACCTTTGGGCTTGCCGGAGAAAAGAGCGACCAGGCCCAAGACAAATATTTGCGGTGCTACAAAAATGATAAGGGAAGTTGATATGATACGATCAAGATACTCACTTGGCTGAACAATTTTCACCCAGTGAAAGATCATCCACGGCCAGTAGAATTGTTCATAGGCAGTCTGTCCCAGAGCCTTATGATGGCCGTATAAAATGGCAGTGTTCTGTGTGGCGTAGCCCATGGCGGCGCAGGCCAGTAACAGGAGGAAAAGGAGATAAAGCAAACCGCTCCATCCACGTCCTTTCTTTTTACCAAGTCCGTATACGTTATTAGTCATCTTTATATCCTGTATGGCTTGTAAGGACGCGCGAAAACGATGTCCTTGGTCACGACCATGTTGAAACGCTTACCCGGAGCGGTGCTGATGGCCGGCTTAATGGCCATGTTGCTCTGCAAAAGCGAAAGGGTAGACTGGCCGAGCTGGCTGGAGAGTGCCGAACCGAGTTCATCCTGAAGGCTGGGATTTTTGCGGGATGATGATCCTTTATTGAAGGAGTCCATAGCGAAGGCCATGCCGCCACTAATCAGGCTCATGATGGCTGAAGAGCCGAAGATGCGCAGATAGTGGTTATCTACATCCCCGGAATAACCGGCATAGCCGCCGATATCGGTTCCGGGCATGATGCCGAGAGTGATGGATGAGCCGTCTGGGAAGATAATTCTGTTCCAGGCAACCAGAACACGAGTCTGGCCGGCAGCGACCCTGGAATCATAAACCCCGATCATGCGCGCACCTTGTGGGATGAGCATGTATTGCCCGGTGGCGGTGTCATAAATATTCTGGCTGACCTGCCCGATTATCTGGCCAGGAAGATCTGAATTAATACCGGTGATCATAATCCCGGCAATGACTGACCCGGTTTTCAGTTCGAAACGTTTACCGGGAACTCGCTCAAAAGGTAGCTGCC includes the following:
- a CDS encoding conjugal transfer protein TraG — its product is MTNNVYGLGKKKGRGWSGLLYLLFLLLLACAAMGYATQNTAILYGHHKALGQTAYEQFYWPWMIFHWVKIVQPSEYLDRIISTSLIIFVAPQIFVLGLVALFSGKPKGVDDIHGTAHWAEKKEIKKAGLLEGSGVYVXGWQDKKILRYLRHNGPEHIMAFAPTRSGKGVGLVLPTLLSWNESSIVLDIKGENWALTSGWRRTQGHKVMRFDPTDTTGTSARYNPLSEIRLGGPHAIPDAQNIASMIVDPDGKGLKDYWNKAAFSFLGGTILHCLIYFRINAGTHATLNDLSLMLADENREMSELFEEMLNEDHVAQLEELFGEEMDNDSKVAIRKFIAAAAREMLNKAGTELSGVVSTAVANMSLYRDPVVSRSTSGSDFRIADLMNSEQPVSLYLVIRPSDIDRLRPLVRLILNIILRRLTEEMEFSNGAVKAGYKYRLLLMLDEFTSLGKMEIFERALAFMAGYGIKAYIIVQDLAQLQSAYGKEESIMSNCHLRIAYAPNKIETAQVLSKMTGEATVVQRKTSISGTRAGHLNRANVSISEAKRALLTPDECMRLPGAEKDRNGMMLKAGDMLIFPAGFAPIYGTQILFFLDPEFLERSKISAPAESDKLNEQIEEAPAPNEPAIDLDAEMEELEEGPVYEDEEY
- a CDS encoding conjugal transfer protein TrbI — encoded protein: MSDSPNSLTQQSMGGKRNNRIIIICIVIVMMIVSVMAYSLYNSSKKNKAAKKEKAAVTESDIRQTLTEPETFGLSLPPKEEKKEKKLPAQEKVSVTVVRPVEPTEAEKQHLKELQELRTFKLERMKAALAAPLKIQASMPEKKNVKVIQTDINDVRSRHPLNIPNLSAVAPAENDDQQNKEEFLSTRAAKDGSWQLPFERVPGKRFELKTGSVIAGIMITGINSDLPGQIIGQVSQNIYDTATGQYMLIPQGARMIGVYDSRVAAGQTRVLVAWNRIIFPDGSSITLGIMPGTDIGGYAGYSGDVDNHYLRIFGSSAIMSLISGGMAFAMDSFNKGSSSRKNPSLQDELGSALSSQLGQSTLSLLQSNMAIKPAISTAPGKRFNMVVTKDIVFARPYKPYRI